The region GTATAATAGCAATACTATTAATATGGTTTGTATGTGTTCTATAAGAAACTGATCAAAtatgatgttttttatttttattttgactaaaTCAGGAAGCCTGATCTCCTTTATGGGTTGAAATTACTCAACTGCAAAGACAAGCACATGGAACACTCAGTAATTCAGAAagctatttattgtatttatgctTCAATATTATTGTGCCTGCCGatcaaacaaacacaatcaGGCAGTAAAGacttgcttttaaaaaatacacacaaagaaTAATGCACTCTTGGTGAACAATTATTTCAATATGGACAAGAATTTTGCAGCGATTCCCCTAGTAGAATTTCTTATTCCTGAACAGGTGCTGGATTGGCATAGCGGAAGGGGTCATAAAGGTCTCGTTTAAAATCATACGGGTCAAAGAAAGAGTGTGATGTCTCCTTAGCGGTTTCCACAGGGACACTTTCTTTAGCTTTTGCTTCTTCCTCTTTCACCTTCTCATGTACGGGCACCACTGTCTTGGTGGTGTCTTGGGCGGCACGCAGGGGTTGGTCAATGAGGCAGTCGGGGTCCCAGTAAGGGTCGCAATCATACTCCATAGGCTTAACAATGATGGGAGGAGGTGGAGGGGAAGCTGACTTTTTAGGAGCAGAGGAGGCTTCAGGAGGAGCATCAGCTTTTATGTCCTCCTCGGTCTTGGTTTTACAGGCGGGGTTGTGTCGCGGGTCGCACAGCACCAAGACAGCCCCGGTCGGCATGTAGACAATCTGAGGTTTGCACAGAGGGTCCTTGGGGTGGCACAGGTAGAGCTTCCGAGCATGCTCCAGAGGGTCCGTTGTGGAAGCGGGGCTGGTGGGAGGCTGGGTGGTAGTAGCGGGTGCTGCAGTGGTGGTTTGCACACCCAAGATACTTTGGTAACTGGAGGCATCTGGGCCATACGTGAGCTCCAAGTGGCGCATTTGCTGATACAACATCCTGATTCTGTCTATCTCATAGATCTAAGagaaacagaaaaacatttgaaaaggcCCAATCTtaatcagggttattatagttttggaatttttcattttagttcgtttttatttggctttgagttttgttttttaaattgagttagttttaattcgttttcagggtagttctgttagtttttattagttatttcataaatgctgttttagtttagttgtagttagtttcagtattagttttagtttgtaaaaaaaaaagtgtattacttgtgcgcaatatttaaaaaaacaccatgggagcaacgtcatctgaaggtgcttttctattggctgctgctcgatgacgtcacttttgtgtgacacactttcaaattccttattccagttaatatcaaaatatatcatccccaaaggctcatgcattaagttgattaccaaagactaaaacaaaggacgtttttgctatcattttaattagtttcagttagttttcgttttttttaaaaaagcatttttatttaatt is a window of Vanacampus margaritifer isolate UIUO_Vmar chromosome 2, RoL_Vmar_1.0, whole genome shotgun sequence DNA encoding:
- the and3 gene encoding actinodin3; translation: MSSQVSLFTMLCCLLVMPVSIDSAKAHDFLTNTRPKRNVDPKWYRGLPDFQSYYHFYNSIGHIEGIYEIDRIRMLYQQMRHLELTYGPDASSYQSILGVQTTTAAPATTTQPPTSPASTTDPLEHARKLYLCHPKDPLCKPQIVYMPTGAVLVLCDPRHNPACKTKTEEDIKADAPPEASSAPKKSASPPPPPIIVKPMEYDCDPYWDPDCLIDQPLRAAQDTTKTVVPVHEKVKEEEAKAKESVPVETAKETSHSFFDPYDFKRDLYDPFRYANPAPVQE